Part of the Streptomyces sp. NBC_01460 genome, AGGTCACCGGAGGCAAGGCCGCCGCGCGCAGCCCGGAGATGGACGAGGCCGTCGCCGGCTACCGCACCTACGTGCAGGCCCAGGCCGACGAGACGCTGCCCAAGGTGAAGGTCTTCACGGACGCCGTCGCCGCGGGCGACATCGAGGCCGCGAAGAAGGCGTACGCCGGCTCGCGCATCGGCTGGGAGCGCACCGAACCGGTCGCCGAGTCCTTCGGTGACATCGACCCGAAGGTCGACGTCCGCGAGGACGGCCTGGAGGACGGCCAGAAGTGGACCGGCTGGCACCGCCTGGAGAAGGCGCTGTGGCAGGACAAGGAGCTGGGCGCCGAGGAGAAGGCCCTCGCGCCCACCCTCTACAAGGACCTGCTCGACTGGCAGAAGCGGGTCGGCCGGGCCGACATCACGCCGACGTCGATGGCCAACGGCGCCAAGGAGCTCCTCGACGAGGTCGCCACCGGCAAGGTCACCGGCGAGGAGGAGCGCTACAGCCACACCGACCTCGTCGACTTCAAGGCGAACGTCGAGGGCGCGGAGAAGTCCTACGAGCTCCTCAAGCCGATCGCGTCGAAGAACGACGCCGCGCTGACCGCCTCCCTGGACAAGCAGTTCGCGGCGCTGGACACCCTGCTGGACCAGTACCGCGCGGACAAGGACTCCTACGACTTCACCTCGTACGACAAGGTCGGCACGGCGGACCGCAAGAAGCTCTCCGACGCCGTCAACGCGCTCGCCGAGCCGCTGTCCAAGCTGGCCGCCGCGGTCACGAAGTAGCGGGGCCGTCATGACGGAGGCCGAGGACACGGGCAGGACCACCGGCGGCTCCCCCGCCCCGTCGCGCCGGGCGCTGCTCGGCTGGGGCGGCGCCGGACTCGCGCTCGGTGCCGCGGCTGCGGGCGGCGCGGTCGCCGCCGTGCGGGCCGGCGGGGCGGCGGAACCGGCGTCGGAGAGCGGGGCGGCGGTCCCCTTCCACGGGGCGCACCAGGCGGGTATCGCCACCGCCGTGCAGGACAGGCTGCACTTCGCCGCCTTCGACGTGACGACCGAGGACCGGGCGGAACTCGTCGCGCTGCTCAAGGAGTGGACCCGGGCCGCCGAGCGGATGACAGCCGGTAGGGCCGTGGGCGAGGGGGCGTACGGGGGCCCGGCGCAGGCCCCGCCGGACGACACGGGCGAGGCGCTGGGGCTGCGGCCGTCCCGGCTGACGCTCACCCTCGGTTTCGGCCCCTCCCTGTTCGCCGGCGGCCGCTTCGGCCTGGAGGACCGGCGGCCCGAAGCGCTCGTGGATCTGCCGAAGTTCCCCGGCGACAACCTCGACGCCGCCCGCAGCGGCGGGGACCTGTGCGTCCAGGCGTGCGCCGACGACCCGCAGGTCGCGGTGCACGCCATCCGCAACCTCGCGCGGATCGGGATGGGACGCACCGCCGTCCGCTGGTCGCAGCTGGGGTTCGGCAAGACGTCCTCGACGACGCCCGGTACGCAGACCCCGCGCAACATGATGGGGTTCAAGGACGGCACCAGGAACATCTCGGGCACGGACGACGCCACCCTGAAGAAGCACGTGTGGGCGGACGGGACGGACGGCACCGGCTGGATGGCCGGGGGGTCGTACCTCGTCGCCCGGCGCATCCGGATGCACATCGAGACGTGGGACCGGGCTCCGCTGCAGGAGCAGGAGGACATCTTCGGCCGGGACAAGGGCGAGGGCGCCCCGGTGGGCAAGGCGAAGGAGCGCGACGAACCGTTCCTGAAGGCGATGCTGCCGACCGCGCACGTACGGCTGGCGCACCCGGACTCCAACGACGGCGCGACGATCCTGCGCCGCGGCTACTCCTTCACCGACGGCACGGACGGTCTGGGCAGGCTCGACGCCGGCCTCTTCTTCCTCGCCTACCAGCGGGACGTGCGCACGGGGTTCATCCCGGTGCAGCGCAGGCTCGCCGGGTCCGACGCACTCAACGAGTACATCCAGCACGTGGGTTCGGCGGTCTTCGCCGTCCCGCCCGGCGTCCGTGACACGGACGACTGGTGGGGCCGGACGCTGCTCTCATGACCGACACCGTGGAAGGACCGGCATGTTCGGCAACTATCTGATCGGGCTGCGCGAGGGCCTCGAAGCCGGCCTGGTCGTCTGCATCCTCATCGCCTACCTCGTCAAGACCGGGCGCCGGGACGCGCTGCGCCCGGTGTGGACCGGCATCGCCCTCGCCTGCGCGCTCTCGCTGGCCTTCGGCGCCGCGCTCGAATTCGGCTCCCAGGAGCTGACGTTCGAGGCGCAGGAGGCGCTCGGCGGGTCGCTGTCGATCGTCGCCGTCGGGCTGGTCACCTGGATGGTGTTCTGGATGCGGCGCACCGCACGGCACCTCAGGCGGGAGCTGCACGGCAGGCTCGACTCGGCTCTCGCGATGGGCACCGGGGCCCTGGTCGCCACGGCGTTCCTGGCGGTGGGCCGCGAGGGCCTGGAGACCGCCCTGTTCGTCTGGGCCTCGGTGCGGGCGAGCGGGGAGGGCTCCTCCTCACCGCTGATCGGGGTGCTGCTGGGTATCGCGACCGCCGTCGCGCTGAGCTGGCTGTTCTACCGGGGCGCGCTGAGGATCAACCTGTCGGCGTTCTTCACGTGGACGGGCGGCATGCTCGTGGTCGTGGCGGCGGGCGTCCTCGCCTACGGCGTGCACGACCTCCAGGAGGCCCGCTTCCTCGGCGGCCTGGCGGACAAGGCCTTCGACGTCACGGCCACGATCCCGCCGGACAGCTGGTACGGCACCCTGCTCAAGGGCGTCTTCAACTTCCAGGCGGACCCGACCGTCCTCCAGGTCACGGTGTGGGCGCTGTATCTCATCCCCACGCTCACGCTGTTCCTCGCCCCGGTAGGGTTCAGGCGGTCAGTGCGGACGACGGATCAGAAGGCGCAGAAGGCAACGGATGAGAAGGCTGGGTCGACTGGCGGCGGGGCTCGCGACGGCGACGGTACTGGTCGTGACGGCGAGCGGCTGCGTGACGGTACACGGTGAACTGGAAGTCGTGCCGGGAGCGACGAAGTCCGAGGCCGCCCAGGCACTCGAGGACTTCACCGTCGCGTACAACAAGGCGGACAAGGCGTACGATCCGGACCTCGACGCCGACCGCGTGACGGGTTCGCTGGGCGCGATCAACCAGGCCGGTCTGGTCGCGCGGCAGAAGAACAGTCCGGAGGGCAACGCGGCCCACCAGCCGCTGGAGCTGACCGACGCCTCGTACGCCATCCCCAGGAAGGCGGGCTGGCCCCGCTGGTTCCTCGCGGACACCGACTCCAACCGTGACAAGGACGGCGGGAAGCTGGACACCCGCTGGCTGCTGACGTTCGTGCGGACCGGGCCGGACGCCCCGTGGAAGGTCTCCTACCTGGCGGTCGCGTCCCCGTCCGAGATCCCGAAGTTCCGCGAGGACGCGGACGGCTGGGCGCTGCCCGTGCCGTCGGCGGACACCGACGCGGTGCTGGCCACCCCGCCCGCGGAGCTGAGCACCACGTACACGGACTATCTCAGGGACGGCGCACCGGACGTGTTCGCGCCGGGGTCGATGACCTCCGGCTGGCGGGACGCGCGGAAGAACACCCGCCGGGCCGGCTTCTCCTACCAGTACGACGACCGGGCGCTGGACTCCGGGACGTTCGCACCCCTGGGCCTGACGACGGAGGACGGCGGGGCGCTCGTCTTCTTCAGCAGCAAGCACTTCGAGCGGCAGACGGCGGCGCAGGGGCTGCGGCCGACGGTCACGGCCGACGTGCGGGCGCTCCTGACCGGCGAGGTGAAGAGCACCCTCACCAAGGAGCGGGTCTCCAGCCAACTGGTCTACGTGCCGAAGAAGGGCGCGGGTGAGGCCGGCGGCAAGGTGCGCGTGCTGAACCGGCTGCCCGGCCTGGTCGCGGCGCAGGGCTCCTGACCGACACGGCCGGCCGGGCCCTCGGGCCCTGCTGCCCGGCGGCCGCACCTGCGGGGCCCGGCCTGCTCAGCGGCTGAGCGGCCAGGCCACCGAGTCGTGGTCGAGGTCGCTCTCGTCCGCCGTGTCCGCGTACTGCGCGCAGGCGTCGGTGAGGGTCTCGAGCAGGGTCAGCGGGTCGGGCAGCGGGTGCTCCGGTCCACGGAGCCAGTGCACGTCCAGCTCACCGGGGAGCCGTGCGGGCGGCACGAGGACATAGCTGCCGCGGCAGTGCCAGCGCAGCCCCGGATGCTCGTCCATGGTCTCGGGGTGGCAGTCCAGCTCGCACGGCCACCACTCGTCCTCGTCGTCCGGTGTGCCGCGGGTGGCGGTGAAGAAGAGCATCCGGTCGCTGCCGGACCGGGCCACGGGCCCGACGTCGATCCCGGCGGCGGTGAGCCGCTCCAGGGCCGCCTGCCCGGCGGTGAAAGGGACGTCGAGGACGTCGTGGATCATGCCCGTCGCGGTGATGAAGTTGGCCAGGGGCTGGTTGGCCGCCCAGCGCTCGATCTGCGCGCCGTCCGTCGTGGACTGCGTCTGCCAGGCGAACGAGATGGGGTGCCGGGCCGGGGTGGGACAGCCGATGCGGTCGCACGAACATCGGTATCCGTTGGGGTGCGCGGCGGGTGAGATCGGCATTCCTGCCTCGGCGACGGCCAGGAGCAGCGCCAGCCGTGCCGCGTCGTCGGCTTCCGGCTGTGGTTTGGGCCGCCTGCGCAGCCACTGGGAAATCCTGCCCTCTGTGCCGCGATAGCGGCCGGAATCGGCGCCCATCTATCCCCTCACCTCAGCGGTTTCCTCTCCATGGTCCCACCATCCTGCTCCTCGGGTGGCCAGAGTTCCCAAGCGGGGTGCCCGCGCGGTTGCGCAGCGGTCGGCACACTCGTACGGAATGTCACGAATTGCGGCGTCGGGTTCATGGCTGGACCAGGAGCCCCCGCAAGGCGAGGTCGACGACCTGGTCCGCGTACTCATGGGTGAGCGGAAGGGTCCTGAGCAGCCAGCGGTGGGTGAGCGGGGCGATCAGGAGCTCCAGCGCGATCCGTGGATCGATGTCCGCGCGCACCTGGCCGGCCTCCTGGGCGGCGCGCAGGCGTGTGACATACAACTGGAGCTGGGGTTCGAGCAGGTTTTCCACGAATTGCGCCCCGAGCGCGGGGTCGATGACGCCTTCGGCGGTCAGCGCGCGGGTCGGCGCCTCGATCGCGGGGTCGTTCAGCTCGTCGACCGTGGCCCGCAGGACGAGCCCGAGGTCGGCCGCCAGGTCACCGGTGTCCGGGATCCCGTGCTCGCCGCCTCCCGCGGTCCCGTCCGCCTCGGCCGCCTCGGCCGCCTCGGCCGCCCGGGCACCCATGTCGACGAACGCCTCCATGAGCACGGCCGCCTTCGACGGCCACCAGCGGTAGATCGTCTGCTTGCCGACGCCGGCCCGGGCGGCGATCCCCTCGATCGTCGTCCTCGCGTAGCCCACCTCGCCGACGAGGGAGAGCGCGGCGTCGCAGATCGCGCGCCGGGAGCGGTCGCTGCGGCGGCTGGAGTCGGGGGCCTTGTGAGGTGACATCGGGCCAGCGTAGAGGGTCACGGCCCGATACGTATCGTCTTGCCGCCCGCCCCGTCACCGCGCAGGAACCACCCGAACGGATCACAGCGCGGCGGCCCGGCTCGGCGCACCATGAACTCACGCACACACCCCGTGCGCATCCCACCGTTCCGCGGCAGCGGCCGCCGTTCGTGAGGAGCCTGCCTTGACCCGTGACGCCACCCCTCGTCGCTACCTGATGTGCGCCCCGGCCCACTTCCAGGTCACGTACTCCATCAACCCCTGGATGGACCCGTCCAAACCCGTGGACCTGGCCCTGGCCACCACCCAGTGGGAGGACCTGCGCGACCGCTACCGGGCCCTCGGCCACACCGTGGAGCTCCTCACGCCCCGCCCCGACCTGCCCGACATGGTGTTCGCCGCCAACGGGGCCACCGTGGTCGACGGCCGGGTGCTCGGCGCCCTGTTCGCCTACCGGGAGCGGTACGCGGAGGCCGAGGCGCACCGGGAGTGGTTCCGGGCCAACGGCTTCACCGAGATCCACGAGCCGGCCCACGTCAACGAGGGCGAGGGCGACTTCGCGGTGACCTCCTCGTACCTGCTGGCCGGACGCGGCTTCCGGTCCAGTCCGCTCTCCCACGACGAGGCCCAGGAGTTCTTCGGACGCCCGGTGATCGGCCTCGACCTGGTGGACCCGCGCTACTACCACCTGGACACGGCGCTGTGCGTGCTCGACGAGGCGGCCGACGAGATCATGTACTACCCCGGTGCCTTCTCGCCGGGCAGCCGGTCCGTGCTGGCCCGGCTCTTCCCCGACGCGCTGGTCGCCGAGGAGGCGGACGCCGCCTCGCTGGGCCTCAACGCGGTCAGCGACGGGCGCCACGTACTGCTCCCGCAGGCCGCGACGGGGCTCTTCGACCCGCTGCGGGACCGGGGCTTCGAGCCGGTCCCGATGGACCTGGGCGAGCTGCTCAAGGGCGGCGGCAGCGTGAAGTGCTGCACCCAGGAGCTGCGGGCCTAGTCGCTCTCCGCCGGCGGCCAGGCGTCGCCCCAGTCGGTGTCCCGGGCGGCGCGGTAGAGCGTGCCGTGCCGCTTGGTGACCGTGGCGCGCCGCAGACCCTCGTCGCGGGTGCAGAGCTCCAGCAGCACCTGGCCCTTGCGGATCTGCGGCCTGCGGATGACCCGGGCGTCGGCGGGGCCGGTGGGGAACCGGGTCGCGACGACGTAGCTGAACTTCTCGTCCTCGTGGCTGAGCGAGCCGCCCTTGACCTGGCGGTGCAGGGAGGAACGGCTGACCCGCGCGGAGAAGTGGCACCAGTCCGTGCCGCGCTCGATGGGGCACGTCCCGTCGTGCGGGCAGGGGGCGGCGACGGACAGGCCGGCGGCGATCAGCCGGTCCCGGGCCTCGATGATCCGGTCGTAGCCGTCCGGGGTGCCGGGTTCCACGATCACCACGGCCTGCGCCACCGCGGCGGCGTCCACGACCGCGGCCCGGTCCTTCGGCGTGAGCTCCTTGAGCACGTACGAGACGGTCACCAGGTCCGCGGGCGCCGGGGCCGGTGACACGCCGATCCGCGCCCGCTCCCAGGTGGCGGCCCGCAGCCCGGGGAGACCGGAGGCCTCGGCCAGCTCACGCCCGAGCGCCAGGGCGGGCTCCGACCAGTCCAGGACCGTCGTCCGCGGTCCGTCCCAGGCCCCGGCGACCGCCCAGCTCGCCGCGCCCGTGCCGCCCCCGATGTCGGTGTGGGTGGCGGGGACCCAGTCCGGCGCGGCCTCGCGGAGTGCGTCGAGGCAGGACCGTACGGCCTCGAACGTCGCGGGCATCCGGTACGCGGCGTACGCGGCGACGTCGGAGCGGTCCCGCAGGATCGGGGCGTCGGTGGGGGTGGTCCCGCGGTAGTTGGCGATCAGCCGGTCGACGGCCTGCGCGGCCTGCGTCGGGGGCAGCCCGTCGAGCAGGGCGGCCAGCGCCGCGCGCAGGACGTCCGCGGTGGGGAGGGTGTCGTTCACCGCCGAATTGTAGGCGCAGCGTGCCCTCCCCCCGCAGCCCGGCGGTCCAGGACGGAACCGGGACGGAACGGCTGCGGGACCGAACTGCTTC contains:
- the efeO gene encoding iron uptake system protein EfeO; the encoded protein is MRALRSSVVTAVAAVSALTAVTGCAEKSDAKGDGAVRVVAEDDSCAVSSTKIPAGHVELAVENKGSKVTEVYVLFPDDRIVTERENIGPGTKARITAEIKAGTYEIACKPGMKGKGIRQTVEVTGGKAAARSPEMDEAVAGYRTYVQAQADETLPKVKVFTDAVAAGDIEAAKKAYAGSRIGWERTEPVAESFGDIDPKVDVREDGLEDGQKWTGWHRLEKALWQDKELGAEEKALAPTLYKDLLDWQKRVGRADITPTSMANGAKELLDEVATGKVTGEEERYSHTDLVDFKANVEGAEKSYELLKPIASKNDAALTASLDKQFAALDTLLDQYRADKDSYDFTSYDKVGTADRKKLSDAVNALAEPLSKLAAAVTK
- a CDS encoding small ribosomal subunit Rsm22 family protein, which gives rise to MNDTLPTADVLRAALAALLDGLPPTQAAQAVDRLIANYRGTTPTDAPILRDRSDVAAYAAYRMPATFEAVRSCLDALREAAPDWVPATHTDIGGGTGAASWAVAGAWDGPRTTVLDWSEPALALGRELAEASGLPGLRAATWERARIGVSPAPAPADLVTVSYVLKELTPKDRAAVVDAAAVAQAVVIVEPGTPDGYDRIIEARDRLIAAGLSVAAPCPHDGTCPIERGTDWCHFSARVSRSSLHRQVKGGSLSHEDEKFSYVVATRFPTGPADARVIRRPQIRKGQVLLELCTRDEGLRRATVTKRHGTLYRAARDTDWGDAWPPAESD
- the efeB gene encoding iron uptake transporter deferrochelatase/peroxidase subunit, with product MTEAEDTGRTTGGSPAPSRRALLGWGGAGLALGAAAAGGAVAAVRAGGAAEPASESGAAVPFHGAHQAGIATAVQDRLHFAAFDVTTEDRAELVALLKEWTRAAERMTAGRAVGEGAYGGPAQAPPDDTGEALGLRPSRLTLTLGFGPSLFAGGRFGLEDRRPEALVDLPKFPGDNLDAARSGGDLCVQACADDPQVAVHAIRNLARIGMGRTAVRWSQLGFGKTSSTTPGTQTPRNMMGFKDGTRNISGTDDATLKKHVWADGTDGTGWMAGGSYLVARRIRMHIETWDRAPLQEQEDIFGRDKGEGAPVGKAKERDEPFLKAMLPTAHVRLAHPDSNDGATILRRGYSFTDGTDGLGRLDAGLFFLAYQRDVRTGFIPVQRRLAGSDALNEYIQHVGSAVFAVPPGVRDTDDWWGRTLLS
- the efeU gene encoding iron uptake transporter permease EfeU encodes the protein MFGNYLIGLREGLEAGLVVCILIAYLVKTGRRDALRPVWTGIALACALSLAFGAALEFGSQELTFEAQEALGGSLSIVAVGLVTWMVFWMRRTARHLRRELHGRLDSALAMGTGALVATAFLAVGREGLETALFVWASVRASGEGSSSPLIGVLLGIATAVALSWLFYRGALRINLSAFFTWTGGMLVVVAAGVLAYGVHDLQEARFLGGLADKAFDVTATIPPDSWYGTLLKGVFNFQADPTVLQVTVWALYLIPTLTLFLAPVGFRRSVRTTDQKAQKATDEKAGSTGGGARDGDGTGRDGERLRDGTR
- a CDS encoding bifunctional DNA primase/polymerase — translated: MGADSGRYRGTEGRISQWLRRRPKPQPEADDAARLALLLAVAEAGMPISPAAHPNGYRCSCDRIGCPTPARHPISFAWQTQSTTDGAQIERWAANQPLANFITATGMIHDVLDVPFTAGQAALERLTAAGIDVGPVARSGSDRMLFFTATRGTPDDEDEWWPCELDCHPETMDEHPGLRWHCRGSYVLVPPARLPGELDVHWLRGPEHPLPDPLTLLETLTDACAQYADTADESDLDHDSVAWPLSR
- a CDS encoding TetR/AcrR family transcriptional regulator, which produces MSPHKAPDSSRRSDRSRRAICDAALSLVGEVGYARTTIEGIAARAGVGKQTIYRWWPSKAAVLMEAFVDMGARAAEAAEAAEADGTAGGGEHGIPDTGDLAADLGLVLRATVDELNDPAIEAPTRALTAEGVIDPALGAQFVENLLEPQLQLYVTRLRAAQEAGQVRADIDPRIALELLIAPLTHRWLLRTLPLTHEYADQVVDLALRGLLVQP